From Diaminobutyricibacter sp. McL0608, one genomic window encodes:
- a CDS encoding LemA family protein, with product MDWLIPVIIVVVIVAIIGIYLWATYNSLVTLNVRVDEAWSDITVQLKRRADLIPNLIETVKGYAAHERGVFESVTKARAETLSAQGPAEASVAENHIQTALRSIFAVAEAYPQLQASQNFLRLQADLVDTEDKIQASRRFYNGGVRELNTKIKVFPNSIFAKRLGFNARDFFEVGDLAAIAEPPRVQF from the coding sequence ATGGATTGGCTCATCCCGGTCATCATCGTCGTCGTGATCGTCGCGATCATCGGGATCTACCTGTGGGCCACCTACAACTCCCTGGTCACCCTGAATGTTCGCGTCGACGAGGCGTGGAGCGACATCACGGTGCAGCTGAAACGGCGTGCCGACCTCATCCCCAACCTGATCGAGACGGTCAAGGGGTACGCGGCCCACGAACGCGGGGTCTTCGAGTCCGTGACCAAGGCGCGGGCCGAGACGTTGTCCGCGCAGGGGCCGGCTGAGGCGTCGGTGGCTGAGAACCACATCCAGACAGCCCTGCGCAGCATCTTCGCGGTCGCCGAGGCGTATCCGCAGCTGCAGGCGAGCCAGAACTTCCTGCGTCTGCAGGCCGACCTGGTCGACACCGAAGACAAGATCCAGGCCTCGCGCCGGTTCTACAACGGCGGCGTTCGCGAGCTGAACACCAAGATCAAGGTGTTCCCGAACAGCATCTTCGCCAAGCGGCTCGGCTTCAACGCGCGCGACTTCTTCGAAGTGGGCGACCTCGCAGCGATCGCCGAACCACCCCGCGTGCAGTTCTAG
- a CDS encoding GH1 family beta-glucosidase, with protein MSAQRRPDSHWRERARELGERIPPGFRLGVATAAFQIEGATHEGGRGESVWDAFTHQRGRILDGTTADVATDHYHRLSEDVRLMADLGVDSYRFSLSWPRIQPGGRGGGNREGIAFYDRLIDELLAAGIRPMATLYHWDTPLELSEGWLSRDTARRFADYAFLAAEAFGDRVDSWVTINEPATVTLNGYALGLHAPGHALLFDALPAAHHQLLGHGLAVGALRDAGVSGRIGITNVHSPVEPATDREEDVMFAALFDVIHNRIFADPVLLGRYPEAPEPFRELFGVFDAVDPDDLAVISAPLDFYGLNYYFPSRIAAGAGAGDSPDGEAAAMRSLPFHLEEWPEFGRTGFGWPIAPGYLGVAIAELRDRYADALPPVVITEGGASFPTALAEDARPDEPVDDVARIEYLGDHLVAALDAVAPDGAASGVDLQGYHVWSLLDNFEWAAGYTQRFGIVHVDFDTQDRTPKRSYGWLREVIASRT; from the coding sequence ATGAGCGCGCAGAGAAGGCCGGATTCCCACTGGCGTGAGCGTGCCCGCGAGCTGGGGGAGCGCATCCCGCCAGGCTTCCGCCTCGGCGTCGCGACAGCGGCCTTCCAGATCGAAGGAGCCACGCACGAGGGCGGCAGGGGCGAGTCCGTCTGGGACGCCTTCACCCACCAGCGCGGGCGCATCCTCGACGGAACGACCGCCGACGTCGCGACCGACCACTATCACCGCCTCAGTGAAGACGTGCGTCTCATGGCCGACCTGGGAGTCGACTCGTACCGGTTCTCGCTGTCCTGGCCGCGCATCCAGCCCGGAGGCCGCGGTGGCGGCAACCGTGAAGGGATCGCGTTCTACGACCGGCTGATCGACGAACTGCTGGCTGCGGGCATCCGCCCGATGGCAACGCTCTACCACTGGGACACACCGCTCGAACTGAGCGAAGGCTGGCTGTCGCGCGACACGGCACGGCGCTTCGCCGACTACGCGTTCCTCGCTGCCGAAGCGTTCGGCGATCGGGTCGATTCGTGGGTGACCATCAACGAGCCGGCCACCGTCACCCTGAACGGCTATGCGCTCGGCCTCCACGCTCCAGGTCATGCGCTGCTCTTCGACGCATTGCCGGCGGCCCATCACCAGCTCCTCGGTCACGGACTGGCGGTCGGAGCGCTTCGGGATGCCGGAGTCTCGGGCCGAATCGGCATCACGAACGTGCATTCCCCGGTCGAGCCGGCGACCGACCGCGAGGAGGACGTGATGTTCGCCGCGCTCTTCGACGTCATCCACAACCGGATCTTCGCCGACCCGGTGCTGCTCGGGCGCTACCCGGAAGCGCCTGAGCCGTTCCGGGAGCTGTTCGGCGTGTTCGACGCGGTGGACCCGGACGACCTTGCGGTCATCTCTGCTCCGCTCGACTTCTACGGACTGAACTACTACTTCCCCTCGCGCATCGCAGCGGGAGCGGGCGCGGGCGACTCGCCCGATGGGGAGGCCGCGGCAATGCGTTCCCTCCCGTTCCATCTGGAGGAATGGCCCGAGTTCGGCCGGACCGGCTTCGGCTGGCCGATCGCCCCCGGGTACCTCGGGGTCGCCATCGCCGAGCTGCGGGACCGGTATGCGGATGCGCTGCCTCCCGTCGTGATCACCGAGGGCGGCGCGAGCTTCCCGACGGCGCTCGCCGAAGACGCCCGGCCGGATGAGCCGGTGGATGACGTCGCCCGCATCGAGTACCTCGGCGACCACCTCGTGGCGGCGCTGGATGCGGTGGCTCCGGATGGGGCTGCCAGCGGCGTCGACCTGCAGGGATATCACGTGTGGTCGCTGCTCGACAACTTCGAATGGGCTGCCGGATACACGCAGCGCTTCGGGATCGTGCACGTCGATTTCGACACCCAGGACCGGACGCCCAAGCGCTCCTACGGCTGGCTTCGCGAGGTGATCGCTTCGCGCACTTGA
- a CDS encoding winged helix-turn-helix domain-containing protein, translated as MVEKISSSGARRIALAAQGFGRPRPANVGTRQLNGLIDRLNLLQIDSVNVFERSHYLPVFARLGAYDKALLDRLTFEARAPHTEYWAHEAALLRRDDWPLFRWRMADYRRQYGDPEDGWFQSNRSTVDWLRAELAANGPLAAGEIEHDANTRTGPWWGWSDVKRALEYMFYFGEVAIAGRSRFQRRYALVENVIPGEILDRQVDEADAVRELVRRAAVAHGIGTLGDLADYFRIKRAPAAVAVRELEESGELLPVTVSGWERNGKPVQAWFHRDARRPRRLEATALLSPFDPIVWYRDRALRMFDFHYRIEIYTPEPKRVYGYYVLPILLDDRIVGRIDLKNDRQSGVLRVQAAWTEPDAPAETAERVAALLHETAAWQGLGEVTVSGRGNLAPALASALR; from the coding sequence ATGGTTGAGAAGATTTCGTCCTCGGGCGCGCGCCGCATCGCCCTCGCTGCCCAGGGCTTCGGGCGGCCACGCCCGGCGAATGTCGGCACCCGACAGCTGAACGGCCTGATCGACCGTCTGAACCTGCTGCAGATCGACTCGGTGAACGTCTTCGAGCGCAGTCACTACCTGCCGGTCTTCGCGCGTCTCGGCGCCTACGACAAGGCGCTCCTCGACCGGCTCACGTTCGAGGCCAGGGCACCTCACACCGAATACTGGGCGCACGAAGCGGCGCTCCTCCGGCGCGACGACTGGCCGCTGTTCCGCTGGCGGATGGCCGACTATCGACGGCAATACGGCGATCCCGAAGACGGCTGGTTCCAGAGCAATCGGTCGACCGTCGACTGGCTTCGCGCGGAGCTGGCGGCGAACGGACCCCTCGCGGCCGGCGAGATCGAACACGATGCGAACACGCGCACTGGGCCGTGGTGGGGCTGGTCCGACGTCAAGCGGGCTCTCGAGTACATGTTCTACTTCGGCGAGGTGGCCATCGCGGGTCGCAGTCGGTTTCAGCGGCGCTACGCCCTCGTCGAGAACGTGATCCCCGGCGAGATCCTCGATCGGCAGGTCGACGAGGCCGACGCGGTTCGCGAACTGGTGCGACGGGCGGCCGTCGCCCACGGGATCGGCACGCTGGGAGACCTCGCGGACTACTTCCGCATCAAGCGCGCACCGGCCGCCGTGGCGGTCCGCGAGCTCGAGGAGTCAGGCGAACTGCTTCCTGTCACTGTGAGCGGCTGGGAACGGAACGGCAAGCCCGTTCAGGCGTGGTTCCACCGGGATGCCCGCCGGCCGCGCCGACTCGAGGCGACCGCTCTGCTCTCACCCTTCGACCCCATCGTCTGGTACCGCGACAGGGCGCTTCGAATGTTCGACTTCCACTACCGCATCGAGATCTACACGCCCGAGCCCAAGCGGGTCTACGGCTACTACGTGCTGCCGATCCTGCTCGATGACCGGATCGTCGGGCGCATCGACCTCAAGAACGACCGGCAGTCGGGCGTTCTGCGGGTACAGGCTGCCTGGACCGAACCGGATGCTCCCGCCGAGACCGCCGAACGGGTCGCCGCCCTCCTCCACGAGACGGCGGCATGGCAGGGTCTCGGCGAAGTGACCGTCAGCGGTCGCGGCAATCTGGCGCCGGCGCTTGCGAGCGCGCTGCGCTGA
- a CDS encoding TetR/AcrR family transcriptional regulator translates to MTRIAATDRRAALIQAALRVVAEHGVQAATTRAIVAEAGMSLASFHYVFTSRDELMSELVTYVVSQQERALAPVLMPDQGPVELRDAIRAGLQTYFDVVRSDPQREKAMFELTHYAMRSPGLERLAQLQYASYYALAENALSVASELTGADWDRPIHEIATLLVVLTDGLTISWLVNRDDAAAEAILEFAADAVARLATLPTTARTS, encoded by the coding sequence GTGACGCGCATCGCGGCCACCGATCGGCGTGCGGCCCTCATCCAGGCAGCGCTGCGTGTTGTGGCGGAACACGGTGTCCAGGCGGCGACCACCCGGGCGATCGTCGCCGAGGCGGGCATGTCGCTGGCCAGCTTCCACTACGTCTTCACGTCGCGCGACGAACTGATGAGCGAACTCGTGACCTACGTGGTCTCCCAGCAGGAGCGCGCACTCGCGCCCGTGCTGATGCCCGATCAGGGCCCGGTCGAGCTGCGCGACGCCATCCGGGCGGGCCTGCAGACCTACTTCGACGTAGTCCGCTCCGACCCGCAGCGCGAGAAGGCGATGTTCGAGCTCACGCACTACGCGATGCGATCGCCCGGGCTCGAACGGCTCGCCCAGCTGCAGTACGCGAGCTACTACGCCCTCGCCGAGAACGCCCTGTCCGTCGCCTCCGAACTCACCGGCGCGGACTGGGACCGGCCGATCCACGAGATCGCCACCCTGCTGGTCGTCCTGACGGACGGCCTCACCATCTCCTGGCTCGTCAACCGCGACGACGCTGCGGCGGAAGCCATCCTGGAATTCGCCGCGGATGCCGTCGCCCGCCTTGCAACACTCCCTACCACCGCGAGGACATCATGA
- a CDS encoding TetR family transcriptional regulator gives MSDATEATPRRRRGRPRAGTRSGASGKAAIIRAATDEFAERGYEAASLRAIARRAGVDSALVHHYFEDKADLFTATLEAPLRPDRVITVILAGPRDEVGTSIVRYLLEQLDDKKAQARIVAILRTAVGSGPGSRMLKEFLVREVFQRLAAASGSDDADLRANLAASQLVGLMLTRFVLRLEPIASTPTEELVRRIGPVVQWHLFGAGQSLRTLDAEAPLSE, from the coding sequence GTGAGCGATGCGACGGAGGCGACGCCGAGACGCAGGCGCGGCCGACCGCGCGCCGGAACACGGTCGGGCGCGTCGGGCAAGGCCGCGATCATCCGCGCCGCTACGGACGAGTTCGCCGAACGCGGCTACGAGGCCGCCTCGCTGCGCGCGATCGCGCGGCGCGCGGGAGTGGATTCCGCACTGGTCCACCACTACTTCGAGGACAAGGCCGACCTCTTCACCGCGACGCTCGAAGCGCCGCTGCGGCCGGATCGCGTAATCACGGTGATCCTCGCCGGCCCGCGCGACGAGGTCGGCACGAGCATCGTGCGATACCTGCTCGAGCAGCTCGACGACAAGAAGGCGCAGGCGCGCATCGTGGCCATCCTGCGGACAGCCGTCGGAAGCGGACCCGGCAGCCGCATGCTGAAAGAGTTCCTCGTCCGCGAGGTCTTCCAGCGTCTGGCCGCGGCGAGCGGGAGCGACGACGCCGACCTGCGGGCCAACCTCGCGGCCTCCCAGCTGGTCGGTCTCATGCTGACCCGTTTCGTGCTGAGACTCGAGCCGATCGCGAGCACACCGACCGAGGAGCTGGTGCGGCGGATCGGACCGGTCGTCCAGTGGCACCTCTTCGGTGCAGGACAAAGTCTGCGCACCCTTGACGCGGAAGCTCCCCTGAGCGAATAA
- a CDS encoding AI-2E family transporter, with protein MATTDGTDAGNGPDRPRGGLFAGRRRGVATVTTPGPVEESLPRGVRVAGAWSWRLLAIGAVIAVLIFLVIQLSLIVIPLLIAVLIGALLVPFSAFLHRHHWPRWIAIVTAILTLVVVIGGLFYLAVWQVTRESHSLSVQSVAAYNQFRDWLTTGPLGLTPDQIDGYLKQLGSAIQQSSQVFISGALSIGTSLAHVLTGLLLTLFSLIFILIDGKGIWNWIVHIFPVNARAAVDGAGRAGWVTLTSFVRVQVLVATIDAVGIGLGAFFLGLPLVIPITVLVFLGSFIPIVGAVLTGTLAVFIALIFKGWFFAVIMLIVVLGVQQLEGHVLQPFIMGTAVKVHPLAVVLVVAAGSLLAGIPGALFAVPLAAVLNVMVQYVSSGVWRSGAPSDPSLVQPIPVLWQTVPRPTRRPR; from the coding sequence GTGGCTACGACCGACGGAACAGACGCAGGAAACGGACCTGATCGGCCGCGCGGGGGACTCTTCGCGGGGCGCCGCCGAGGCGTGGCGACGGTGACGACGCCGGGCCCGGTCGAGGAGTCGCTGCCGCGGGGCGTGAGGGTCGCCGGCGCGTGGTCGTGGCGCCTCCTGGCGATCGGCGCCGTGATCGCCGTTCTGATCTTCCTGGTGATCCAGCTGAGCCTCATCGTCATCCCGCTGCTGATCGCGGTGCTCATCGGGGCCCTCCTCGTGCCCTTCTCAGCGTTTCTGCACAGGCACCACTGGCCGAGGTGGATCGCAATCGTGACCGCGATCCTCACGCTGGTCGTCGTCATCGGCGGACTGTTCTATCTCGCTGTCTGGCAGGTGACCCGGGAATCCCATTCGTTGAGCGTCCAGAGCGTCGCCGCCTACAACCAGTTCCGGGATTGGCTGACGACAGGGCCGCTCGGGCTCACGCCCGACCAGATCGATGGTTACCTCAAGCAGCTGGGTTCCGCCATCCAGCAGTCCAGCCAGGTCTTCATCTCCGGTGCCCTGTCGATCGGCACATCGCTGGCTCACGTACTCACGGGCCTCCTGCTCACCCTGTTCAGCCTGATCTTCATCCTGATCGACGGCAAAGGCATCTGGAACTGGATCGTGCACATCTTCCCGGTCAATGCCCGCGCCGCCGTCGACGGTGCCGGACGCGCCGGCTGGGTCACGCTGACGAGCTTCGTCAGAGTCCAGGTGCTCGTCGCGACGATCGATGCCGTGGGAATCGGGCTCGGTGCCTTCTTCCTCGGGCTGCCGCTCGTCATCCCGATCACCGTCCTCGTGTTCCTCGGTTCGTTCATCCCGATCGTCGGCGCGGTACTGACCGGCACGCTCGCCGTCTTCATCGCCCTGATCTTCAAAGGATGGTTCTTCGCGGTGATCATGCTGATCGTCGTGCTCGGGGTCCAGCAGCTCGAAGGCCACGTGCTCCAGCCGTTCATCATGGGCACTGCCGTCAAGGTGCACCCCCTCGCCGTCGTCCTCGTCGTGGCGGCCGGGTCGCTCCTCGCCGGCATTCCCGGGGCGCTCTTCGCGGTGCCGCTCGCAGCCGTCCTCAATGTGATGGTGCAGTACGTCTCCAGCGGCGTCTGGCGCTCCGGCGCTCCCAGCGACCCATCCCTCGTCCAACCCATCCCGGTGCTCTGGCAGACCGTTCCGCGGCCCACCCGCCGGCCGCGCTGA
- a CDS encoding MFS transporter: MTQTQTTAVFAEPTRKVTGRWIAFFAIAWLGIWMAQLAPVQKLLPEQITAQLKTTYWVDNVVAFGIISGISGVCAIVAYPLTGALSDRTTSRFGRRRPWIVIGTIVFAISLILLGAQTTIVGIGVFWSLALTGFCILTAALTATISDQVPVNQRGYVSGWLSAPQAIGIILGVMLVTYVFVGTFLGYAAMAILLVVLVTPFLFLPDAVLPVELKEKMTARGVVQSLWISPREHPDFGWTLLSRVLVNFGNSFGTTMLLYFLQFGLNDKHADDDLLTLILIYMIFVIIASLVLGRLSDRLGRRKVFVFVSSALQGVAALLLAFFPDLTVAMVAAGLLGLGYGCFLSVDQALATQVLPDPESRGKDLGIMNIATAVPQAIAPLIGAGVVAMMGGFMGLFIMSGVFAFAGALAVARVKAVR; the protein is encoded by the coding sequence ATGACCCAAACCCAGACGACGGCCGTCTTCGCCGAACCGACCCGCAAAGTCACCGGGCGATGGATCGCCTTCTTCGCGATCGCGTGGCTCGGGATCTGGATGGCGCAGCTCGCCCCCGTCCAGAAGCTGCTGCCCGAACAGATCACCGCACAGCTCAAGACGACGTACTGGGTCGACAACGTGGTCGCCTTCGGCATCATCTCGGGGATCTCCGGCGTCTGCGCGATCGTCGCCTACCCGCTGACCGGCGCGCTCTCGGACCGCACGACGAGCCGCTTCGGTCGTCGCCGGCCGTGGATCGTCATCGGGACGATCGTATTCGCCATCTCGCTCATCCTGCTCGGGGCGCAGACGACTATCGTCGGCATCGGTGTCTTCTGGTCGCTGGCCCTGACCGGGTTCTGCATCCTCACGGCGGCACTCACGGCGACGATCAGCGACCAGGTGCCCGTCAACCAGCGCGGCTACGTCTCCGGCTGGCTGAGCGCCCCGCAGGCGATCGGGATCATCCTCGGCGTCATGCTCGTCACCTACGTCTTCGTCGGGACGTTCCTCGGCTACGCGGCCATGGCGATCCTGCTCGTCGTGCTCGTCACGCCGTTCCTGTTCCTCCCTGACGCCGTGCTTCCAGTGGAACTCAAAGAGAAGATGACCGCTCGTGGCGTCGTGCAGAGCCTGTGGATCAGCCCGCGCGAGCATCCCGACTTCGGCTGGACCCTCCTCAGCCGCGTCCTCGTCAACTTCGGGAACTCCTTCGGCACGACGATGCTGCTGTACTTCCTGCAGTTCGGCCTCAACGACAAGCACGCCGACGACGACCTGCTCACCCTCATCCTCATCTACATGATCTTCGTGATCATCGCCTCGTTGGTGCTCGGCCGCCTCTCCGACCGACTCGGCCGCCGCAAAGTGTTCGTCTTCGTCTCGTCGGCGCTGCAGGGGGTGGCGGCGCTGCTGCTCGCCTTCTTCCCCGATCTGACCGTCGCAATGGTCGCAGCCGGCCTGCTCGGCCTCGGCTACGGATGCTTCCTGTCCGTCGACCAGGCGCTCGCGACCCAGGTGCTGCCGGACCCGGAATCGCGGGGCAAGGATCTCGGCATCATGAACATCGCCACCGCCGTTCCGCAGGCGATCGCCCCGCTGATCGGGGCCGGCGTCGTCGCGATGATGGGTGGCTTCATGGGCCTCTTCATCATGTCCGGTGTCTTCGCGTTCGCGGGTGCGCTCGCGGTCGCTCGAGTGAAAGCAGTCCGCTAG
- a CDS encoding D-arabinono-1,4-lactone oxidase, producing MTATGATWQNWGRSEEVRPARVERPASADAVQRAVAAAVRQGMRVKAVGAGHSFTGIAVAPGVQLELGDLRGVIAVDEARGRVTLAAGTNLYQLPELLRPYGLALQNMGDIDRQTIAGATSTGTHGTGGTFGGLATQIVALTLVTGTGDVLTISESENAELLPAARLGLGALGVIVDITIQCVPAFLLEAVERPEPLEATLTSYLDRSAAADHFEFYWFPHTETALTKTNTRLPVEAGRKPLGAVGRWVDDELLANGIYRGVCAVGTAMPAIVPPFSRLAQRLTGNRDFTDLSPQVFVTNRTVRFREMEYAIPREAVPDALREVKALIERRGWRISFPIEVRSAAADDNWLSTAHGRETGYIAVHRYYRENPEPYFRAVEEIMMAHDGRPHWGKMHYRDADSLRATYPHFDDFLAMRDRLDPERTFANAYLNQVLGG from the coding sequence GTGACGGCGACCGGGGCCACCTGGCAGAACTGGGGGAGGAGCGAGGAGGTCCGGCCCGCCCGCGTGGAACGCCCGGCGAGCGCCGATGCGGTCCAGCGCGCCGTCGCCGCGGCCGTACGGCAGGGGATGCGCGTCAAAGCCGTCGGCGCAGGCCACAGCTTCACGGGCATCGCCGTCGCGCCCGGCGTGCAACTCGAACTCGGTGACCTGCGCGGCGTGATCGCCGTCGACGAAGCGCGCGGACGCGTCACCCTCGCCGCAGGGACAAACCTGTACCAGCTGCCCGAACTGCTCCGGCCGTACGGGCTGGCGCTTCAGAACATGGGCGACATCGACCGCCAGACGATCGCCGGTGCAACCTCGACCGGAACCCACGGCACCGGGGGGACCTTCGGTGGCCTGGCGACCCAGATCGTCGCGCTCACCCTGGTCACCGGTACGGGCGACGTGCTGACGATCAGCGAGAGCGAGAACGCCGAACTGCTGCCTGCCGCCCGTCTCGGCCTGGGTGCGCTCGGCGTCATCGTCGACATCACCATCCAGTGCGTTCCTGCCTTCCTTCTGGAGGCGGTCGAACGGCCAGAGCCACTCGAGGCGACGCTGACCTCCTACCTGGACCGCTCGGCCGCGGCGGACCATTTCGAGTTCTACTGGTTCCCGCACACCGAGACCGCTCTGACGAAGACGAACACGCGGCTCCCGGTCGAGGCGGGACGCAAGCCGCTCGGCGCGGTCGGACGCTGGGTCGACGACGAGTTGCTCGCGAACGGGATCTACCGGGGCGTGTGTGCGGTCGGTACCGCGATGCCGGCCATCGTGCCGCCCTTCAGCCGGCTCGCCCAGAGGCTGACGGGCAACCGGGACTTCACCGACCTCTCACCGCAGGTGTTCGTGACCAACCGCACGGTACGCTTCCGCGAGATGGAGTACGCGATTCCGCGTGAAGCAGTGCCGGATGCGCTACGTGAGGTCAAAGCCCTCATCGAGCGCCGAGGGTGGCGCATCTCGTTTCCGATCGAGGTGCGCTCGGCGGCCGCGGACGACAACTGGCTGTCGACGGCCCACGGGCGTGAGACCGGCTACATCGCAGTCCACCGGTACTACCGGGAGAATCCGGAACCGTACTTCCGCGCAGTCGAGGAGATCATGATGGCGCACGATGGCCGCCCCCACTGGGGAAAGATGCACTACCGCGACGCGGACTCGCTGCGGGCGACCTACCCGCACTTCGACGACTTCCTCGCCATGCGCGACCGTCTCGACCCGGAGCGCACCTTCGCGAACGCCTACCTCAACCAGGTGCTCGGCGGATGA
- a CDS encoding alanine racemase, which yields MPIDKLFDLSVAPAASARTWTRPGTYWPSLTAATAQLDPAIAVLQLDALRHNTHDMLRRAGGKPIRVASKSVRVRDVLDAVLAVPGYHGVLAYTLAEALWLAKGSDGHPPIEDVVIGYPTADRAAIAELAQSPELASRVTIMVDSVAQLDLIDSVFPAAVRETIRVCLELDSSWQNSVLGHVGVWRSPIYTPADARGLAAKVATRPGFTLVGMMGYEAQIAGQGDKPAGRAAWGATVRWMQKNSKAELAERRAAAVAAVRELADLEFVNGGGTGSLEFTSSDASVTEIAAGSGLLGGHLFDNYQSFRPAPAAAFALSVVRKPTPATATLLGGGWIASGPAGDDRLPRITWPTGLEMVAREMAGEVQTPVTGAAAGILRVGDRVWLRHTKSGELSEHVNEFHLVEGGEVVGTSLTYRGEGKAFL from the coding sequence GTGCCCATCGACAAGCTCTTCGACCTGTCCGTCGCGCCCGCCGCATCCGCCCGTACCTGGACCCGTCCGGGAACCTACTGGCCGTCCCTCACGGCTGCGACCGCGCAACTCGACCCGGCGATCGCCGTGCTCCAGCTCGACGCCCTCCGTCACAACACTCACGACATGCTGCGGCGCGCGGGCGGCAAGCCGATCCGTGTCGCATCCAAGTCGGTGCGCGTGCGCGATGTGCTCGACGCGGTGCTCGCGGTCCCCGGCTACCACGGCGTGCTCGCATACACGCTTGCTGAGGCGCTGTGGCTGGCGAAGGGGTCGGACGGGCATCCGCCGATCGAAGATGTCGTCATCGGCTATCCGACCGCGGATCGCGCGGCCATCGCGGAACTCGCGCAGTCCCCGGAGCTCGCATCGCGGGTCACGATCATGGTCGACTCGGTCGCGCAGCTCGACCTGATCGACAGCGTGTTCCCGGCAGCCGTGCGCGAGACGATCCGGGTCTGCCTGGAGCTCGACTCGTCATGGCAGAACTCTGTGCTCGGTCATGTCGGCGTGTGGCGGTCGCCGATCTACACGCCGGCGGACGCTCGGGGACTCGCGGCGAAGGTCGCCACCCGGCCCGGCTTCACGCTTGTCGGGATGATGGGGTACGAAGCGCAGATCGCCGGCCAGGGCGACAAGCCGGCCGGTCGAGCGGCGTGGGGTGCCACGGTTCGCTGGATGCAGAAGAACTCGAAGGCCGAACTCGCCGAGCGACGTGCGGCAGCGGTGGCAGCGGTGCGCGAGCTGGCCGACCTCGAGTTCGTCAACGGTGGCGGCACCGGCTCGCTCGAGTTCACGTCGTCGGATGCGTCGGTCACCGAGATCGCGGCCGGCAGCGGCCTCCTCGGCGGTCACCTCTTCGACAACTACCAGTCGTTCCGGCCGGCGCCTGCTGCGGCGTTCGCGCTGTCGGTCGTGCGCAAGCCGACCCCGGCGACGGCGACGCTTCTCGGAGGCGGATGGATCGCATCCGGCCCGGCAGGTGACGACCGCCTTCCGCGCATCACGTGGCCTACGGGGCTCGAGATGGTGGCGAGAGAGATGGCCGGCGAGGTGCAGACGCCCGTGACCGGAGCCGCGGCGGGGATCCTCCGGGTCGGCGACCGTGTGTGGCTGCGCCACACCAAGTCGGGCGAGCTGAGCGAACACGTCAACGAATTCCACCTCGTGGAAGGCGGCGAGGTCGTCGGAACCTCGCTCACCTACCGCGGCGAAGGAAAGGCCTTCCTGTGA
- a CDS encoding M48 family metalloprotease, with protein MYRAIARNKRNTVITILLFLLIIGGLGWLAAVIYNNTAIVIITLVVAALYAVFQYYLASSQALSMAGAIEIQKADNPRLWNVVENLSITTGTPMPKVYIVNDPAPNAFATGRDPQHAAVAATTGLLDIMTDPELEGVMAHELGHVRNYDIRLSMIVFGLTVAVGFIADMFLRMAFFGGGRNNNNNGGGGNPVVFIFGLVAMIIAPLVATLVQLAVSRQREYLADATGAMTTRHPDALASALLKLQDYGRPMRRQNSSMAHLWIAEPLKPSLMSRLFSTHPPIPERVDRLEKMGSTF; from the coding sequence ATGTACAGAGCAATTGCCAGGAACAAGCGCAACACGGTCATCACCATCCTGCTGTTCCTGCTGATCATCGGCGGCCTCGGCTGGCTTGCAGCCGTCATCTACAACAACACGGCGATCGTCATCATCACTCTCGTGGTGGCAGCGCTGTACGCGGTCTTCCAGTACTACCTCGCAAGCAGCCAGGCGCTGAGCATGGCGGGCGCGATCGAGATCCAGAAGGCCGACAACCCGCGCCTGTGGAACGTTGTCGAGAACCTGTCGATCACGACGGGCACCCCGATGCCGAAGGTCTACATCGTGAACGACCCGGCGCCCAACGCTTTCGCCACCGGCCGCGACCCGCAGCATGCCGCAGTCGCCGCGACGACCGGACTTCTCGACATCATGACCGACCCCGAACTCGAAGGGGTGATGGCCCACGAACTCGGGCATGTTCGCAACTACGACATCCGGCTGTCGATGATCGTGTTCGGACTGACCGTTGCGGTCGGCTTCATCGCCGATATGTTCCTGCGCATGGCCTTCTTCGGCGGCGGCCGCAATAACAACAACAACGGTGGGGGAGGCAACCCGGTCGTCTTCATCTTCGGCCTGGTCGCCATGATCATCGCTCCGCTGGTCGCGACCCTCGTGCAACTCGCGGTGTCGCGCCAGCGCGAATACCTGGCGGATGCGACGGGTGCGATGACCACGCGTCACCCGGATGCGCTGGCCAGCGCACTGCTGAAGCTCCAGGACTACGGGCGCCCGATGCGTCGCCAGAATTCGTCGATGGCGCACTTGTGGATAGCAGAGCCCCTGAAGCCGAGCCTGATGAGCCGCCTGTTCAGCACGCACCCTCCGATTCCGGAGCGGGTAGACCGTCTCGAGAAGATGGGCAGCACCTTCTAG